From the Perca flavescens isolate YP-PL-M2 chromosome 21, PFLA_1.0, whole genome shotgun sequence genome, one window contains:
- the etv4 gene encoding ETS translocation variant 4 isoform X2 has protein sequence MSPMQQQHYSPKPSTAGRPDAGYMNPAATSQPLPSNSYPINASSRYQGPSGDPMCPQFPPPGQAFQRMPSAPAGHCSSGAGGGGGGGPGGGGGGGYHRQHSDPCMPYLQQSFKQEYLDPLYDRAAHVAGPGHGSGPGHGHGPHPHPHPHPHRFPPAHMMVKQEPTDYTYEPDMPGCPSMYHHSEGYPNPQHSNEGYLFENDSRVVPEKFEGEVKQEGGGVFREGTPYQRRGSLQLWQFLVALLDDPGNAHFIAWTGRGMEFKLIEPEEVARLWGMQKNRPAMNYDKLSRSLRYYYEKGIMQKVAGERYVYKFVCEPEALISLAFPDNQRPSLKAEFERYVNEEDTVPLSHLDEGVPYATEQAPQNMGPQPYSKGYMY, from the exons ATGTCTCctatgcagcagcagcattactCCCCGAAACCTTCCACGGCCGGACGGCCCGATGCTGGCTACATGAACCCTGCTGCCACCTCCCAGCCATTGCCCAGCAACAGTTACCCCATCAACGCCAG CTCCAGGTATCAGGGCCCTTCAGGAGACCCCATGTGCCCCCAGTTCCCACCACCAGGCCAGGCCTTTCAGCGCATGCCATCTGCCCCAGCGGGACATTGCAGCAGTGGAGCTGGTGGAGGCGGGGGTGGTGGGCCAGGGGGCGGTGGAGGTGGAGGTTATCATCGGCAGCACTCCGACCCCTGCATGCCCTACCTTCAGCAGAGCTTTAAGCAAGAATACCTAGACCCGTTGTATGATCGGGCGGCTCACGTGGCAGGGCCTGGGCACGGGAGCGGACCGGGACACGGGCACGGACCTCACCCtcatccccacccacacccacacaggttcCCACCAGCCCACATGATGGTTAAGCAGGAGCCAACAGACTACACCTACGAACCTG ATATGCCTGGATGTCCCTCTATGTATCACCACAGTGAGGGCTACCCAAACCCCCAGCACAGCAATGAAG GCTATTTGTTTGAAAACGACTCCCGTGTGGTTCCAGAGAAGTTCGAAG GTGAGGTGAAGCAGGAGGGGGGTGGTGTTTTTCGCGAGGGCACACCTTACCAGCGCCGTGGCTCCTTGCAGCTCTGGCAGTTCCTGGTGGCCTTGCTGGACGACCCGGGCAATGCCCACTTCATCGCCTGGACCGGCCGCGGCATGGAGTTCAAACTCATTGAACCCGAAGAG GTTGCCAGGCTCTGGGGCATGCAGAAGAACCGTCCAGCCATGAACTATGACAAGCTCAGTCGCTCTCTGCGCTATTACTATGAGAAGGGAATCATGCAGAAG GTGGCAGGAGAGCGCTATGTTTACAAGTTTGTGTGTGAGCCTGAGGCCCTCATTTCCCTGGCCTTCCCCGACAATCAGCGGCCCAGCCTGAAGGCTGAGTTTGAGCGCTACGTTAATGAGGAGGACACAGTGCCCCTGTCCCACCTGGATGAGGGAGTACCCTACGCCACAGAACAAGCCCCCCAAAACATGGGCCCCCAGCCCTATTCCAAAGGCTACATGTACTAA